A stretch of DNA from Fundulus heteroclitus isolate FHET01 chromosome 22, MU-UCD_Fhet_4.1, whole genome shotgun sequence:
AGGGCCAGTGTAGCCATAAATGAGATCCATAATTCTGGCTGGATCTCTGACCAATGTTCTTATCAGTAATGGTAGATGGACATTTAAATGCTCCATTTCCCAGCATGGGTCCCACCTTCAAGCCTTGTCCATACGTTTATATTTGACTGAGGTCATGGGCTTGTAGCGGGGGCATGAAGGAAGCCTTCTGAGACACTTTTTGATGCTCGTTTGGGATCATTGAGCAGCTTTGTCCAAGTTGCATCTATCTGATCCAACCCAGATAAAAgcaaattgtttttaatgttcggACGGAGGAAGTCCTTTAATCACCAAGGCACAAGCTGATTGCAGAATAGAAGATGCTGGATGACCGGAGTCAAGTGAGTTTAACATCAACATGGACTGAGAGGATCCTGGCCATAAAAAAAAGCCCCTAAAAAATATGAAGGACAACCTTCAAATCTTGAATTTTACTCTAAATCCTCAACGAAACAGTTAACAGTTGGACACAACTCGGCTATGGTCCTAAACGCATGAAAAAAGGGAAATTTAGATTGGAGAAAGCAGGTTTACACTAAAATTCAGATGGGCCCAACTCAATTGTAATGAACTTTTATAAACCCTCACACCCAAAAATCTAGTCCTTGCCAAGGACGCAACCAGTTCATATGAGCTTCTCCAATTTACCAAAAGAAATTTCAGCTCGGTAACATGCGGTGAGAACACCTTTGAATCTTTGAATTCCTCTAAACAGAGCAATCAAATTGCCCGTAAGAGCAACGCCAGACCTGATTCAGGGTTTCCAAAAGTGCAACTTGTTTAGGGGCATTTAACCAAATACCTGTGGGGGTGTAGGTGTATCAATGGTTTATGCATTTTGAATTTTGAAATGGTTTAGATTTGCTTCTGACCTTCATGCTGATGATAAGTGGAACGCAGAGGACAAATATCACTGGAATACACGTTGTGGTGACAAAATAAAGATGACGAAGGAAACTCATCTTGCCAATAACATATTTAGTGACATTGAGGGACtttaattgttatttatatTCACATCGGATATACTTATTAGTGACTTAGATCAGGACGTTGCAGGACAACAATAAGGACATCATGatgatgcaaaacaaaaagtacAGAGAGGAAAATATTCAATGTCATCGTTGCAAAATTTAAAACTAATACTGCAATGTCAACTGTTCGTATTATTCTACCGCCCTGatgaaaaccaaataaaatgaCAGTGAAAGTCCATAACGCCAAACACGGAGATGGTAAACAAGCACAAACCGCAGAAAAAACAAGATAGACCCAATATGGGAATGTTACAGCAGACGGTATGAGTTCTGCATCTGAGGCCACTttgaattttagtcataataAAGTTGCATTTTACTCAGGAATGGACAAGAGAAAACTAtccgcttaaaaaaaaacatctgggaGACCAAATGTGGACCATACAGTGTGTCTCGGCTGCATGCATGTAAAAGCAACTCTTGAATGGATTGGGATCAAGCGGTTGTACAGAAACCGATACCGTATTTCTGTATTATACTATACCTAATAACTGCAGGACACTACTGAAGCTCTTGTAGATCCAGTCAAATATGAAAGACATCTCTGTTGACAATCTAAAATAAAGATAACTGAAGTTATACGTCAggaaacaaaagataaaaaaaaaaaaaaaacattatcctTTCCCACAAGTAGCAGGTTTGAACATGAGTTTAGAGTGTAAGATAAATGCAATATGCAATGTCACATATTGCATGGGGACCTTGTTGCGTTGTGGACTTCAGCACTGAGACTCGCTGGTAGTTGTTATTTCTGGCCCTGGATTACTCCGCTGGTATGCATAAGCTCTGATTAATCACTTTGAAAGTTTTAAAACGTGAAAGAAAAAGCAGTCAAGTGCTTTTGCTCTGAGAGCCgtgtctctctctgctgctgcgcTCTTCCTCTGACTATTTTTATGACAAGTCGGGAGAAGGACATTTGATCTGGACAGTGTCCCCTGCCTCTGCCTCATGGACACACCAGCACCTGTCACTCTGGTGACTCAATGTTCTTGTTCAATAGAGCTTTTCGTGAGCGGAGGCTTCCAGAAATTACCCAACTGTTGATTGTTGGAGCTGGTTCACCGGTAAACAGCAAAACCCATCACTTGGACACAGCATTCATCTACATCCTCCATAGGTTAACGCTGATTGCCCAATGCTTTGAAGGCATGCCGTGTCTTTAAAAGTTCTcataagttattaaaaaaaaccctccagAACATGGATaggaatgaaaaaataaaatactgtaagACACTACGCCTAAACCTAACTTCTTCATAAGACTGTGGCCTGCTTATTCCTCTGTTATTACTATCTTGTATCAGCTGGAATAAACACTATAACGGGAAAAACATGATTTGGCAGAGCGGTCCCAAATGGCCAAAAATGAGGCGAATATTTTCTGTCCTgagaaataaagacaaagaaaaggcTTAACAGGAAACTTTTGGAAGCCAAAGTGAACTCTTCCCATCATTAAGTCGCCTTACCTTGGCCTGCCGAGTTTGGGAAACCGCCTCGTCCTTTAGGTTTGGTCCAGAAAATGCGCTTCCCCGTCAGGGTCGTTGCGCCTCTACACTGAGTTTTATGGCTAGCTGCGATGACCTCATGCTGCATTCAAATGCACCTCGTACACTATTGTTCAACTACTATGATCGTTCATATAACACCAATGTTTAATTCTACATGTTCTAAAGTACATCCTTGACCACTTCCAAGTATATTTAGTGtcatttttcccatttttcaatttgcaatacaaaaaaaaaaaaaaggacagaaaaggTGATGGGGATTAAACAGTACTCATTCACCAATAATTACTTCATAATCTTTTTTAAAGACCTGTCACACTTGGTATTTATGAATTAATgaaatcaaaaatgtaattttcagaATTACAGTGTGACAAAAGTTTAAAATACAGGTACGTTtcaataaatctgaatattattgaaaGAATGCAttaatttcagtaactcaatttaCTAAATGAAGCACATTATgaagattaattacacactatTTTCAATcctatttctgttaattatgattgtTTTCTGCTTATAGTTACTGAAAGCAaagcatttaagattaaaatattagatCCCACCAATAAAGAAAGCATGATGTGGGCCTAAAAGATTTCATACCTGTTTCATACCTGCGTAAAGGGTATGTTCTAAgatatttttaatctgacagaTGAGCCCCATTGGAACAAATATTATAATATACTGAGATATACATTTAAAGACATcaagataataaaacagttaTAATCTATACATCACTGTTGTGGGATGAAAAATGTTAGCTCCTCTAAATTGACTTAATCTCCTTTTAAAAAATTCTTTATACTTTTGATTTAACAAAACACACAATTCCTCTAAATTCACATTTACTTTCTCTAATATGAAGCAACGAAAGGACATGGTTTAAAAGTGTTTGTTACATGAGGTGTTGACTACAGTGAAGAACTAGTTCTGAAAAAGCTGAAGtatttgtattaaaaaataagttacatttaGAATTAGGTAGGTAATAAGAGCACAGCAGTCAATcgttttaatgattttaggaAATTATAAAATCGGACTAAAACCAGAGCAGTTCTCATCTGGTCAGATTGTTGCGACAGCTGCTTGAGGCACACACGGTTAaaagccactttattaggttcACCCGTTGAACTGCTCTCCATCACACAGAGGATTCAGCAGATCAACATGGCAGCAACTGAGCCAATTCCCCCAGACGGGGAGAAGACGACGTGCTGAAGTCTGACCTGAGCATCAGAGCAGGGGAAAAGGGCGACTTGCagttgtgtggatgaaaacgcCTCGCTGGTGTCTGAACAAAACCTGGTCCTCTGGGTCTCGTTTTCTcctggatccatcctgccttacATTAAGGGTTAAGGCTGGTGGTGGGCGATGACTTCCTGGTATGTTTTGGGCCTATTAGCATCAGTCGGGCATCTTTTAAACGCCATAGCTCACCTGAGTATTTTTtataaatccatgtttttttttattatcatatttAATCTTGGCTTTATTCGTGACATCAGAATGTCTATGTacaatcatttatttacatttaaatatattgaaACATCGTCTTCTGGAGTATTGAAAataacataactttccacaaaACCTTCGGTAGCTAATAAATGGGTGCTTACACTTTTAATGCACTCCCAATCACCATTTAActaaaaggtcaacagttttaACTACTTACTACATCATTTATACCCCTTTtattggtatttattttttttgtcactacaGTGTTCCACACATGAAACTCTTCAAGCAAACCAACCTTTTCCACCTCGTGGGCGACAAACCATTAAACTTACACTCGGATAATAATTTAAGCAGATCTTTATTAGAGCAGGCCGGTGTCTTACAGCGCAAACATTTCCACGAGGCACACCGCCAGTACTTCATCTGGCAGCACATCTCCACGGAGACCTTTGTTTAAATAGGGGAAGAAGTTGTTGCTGATGACACGCTTATGCTTGGCGCTTTCTCTGTCAGTACATCACCATTAGCTCTCTGTCTACAGGAAGACAGAGGAACTACACCCAACTACCCGCCAATCCTACTGATACTAAACTCGTCTTCAAGTATAACTGTCACAGATAagtgtggttttttttcttgaaactgTTCAGCTCCTGGATCACTTCCTCTCATAGTAGAACCATGTATccactgcaaataaaaaaaataaacaacaacatcaaTAATATTCAGCAGGAAATAAAAGCAATCATTCTATTACAGACAGAAATCTTCATAAAGTCTACCTGACGGTGGGATGGGCTCTTCTTTCCCACAGGGACACGTCTGAAATCAGAGTGAAATATTAAATTACGAGTCTGAGCTTAAGCGTCTGCCGTGCTGCAGAATGGAGAGAGAGGGACCTCTTACCTCACCGACAGCAGCTTTGGCCTCCTCTGCCGAGCAGCAGTATGGGCTGTCGCCGGCCGACACGCACGTGTTCTTGCTGTTTGGGAGACGCCGTCGTAATAAAGAGTCGAGAGTTTAGTGAACAACActctgtggggggaaaaaaaaccaatGAATGCAGCGGCCGAACCGTTTACCAGATGAGTTCCCCAGCGCTGGCCTTTTGGTCGAGGAGGGCTTTCCAGAAGCTGTGAGTGCTCTTGATCACTTTAATGGCAAAGTCCTAAAACGGAAACGAGCAATTAAAACCtgcctttaaataaatgtttaatgctTTTATAGTGGTCAGAAATATAATATGAAGCCTTTTGTTAGGCAGAGGGATGAAGAATAAGGTTATAAATACTATAAATAAGTCTATAAATACACATGTTCGTCCATCCTTTTTCATAACCACAGAACTAATTTGATTCATAACATTTCCAGACTTTGTAGGATCTCCTGAACTTTGCTAAAACCTCAACTTTCCAGCAGCAGAGGAAGATAATTAAAAGGAAAGCGACCAACTGTGAATAAATACTTCTATATTCATACAGGGTCGGCTCTGAACAGCTGAAATAAAGATAAACGAGACGCATGAGGAAGAGACACCTTGTCTTTAAACTCGTCGTTGAAAGCAAAGCGGTTCTCTGGTTTCCCGTCCGGCACTTTGTACCTCCTGAACCAGTCCACCGTGGCCTCCAGGTAACCGGGTTTCAGGCGCTGGACGTCGCCGATGTCTGCACGTCGACAGGGACACGGAAACCATCGCGATCAGACCGAGTCGGGAGTGCGTCTGCGTTAAGAACGAGAGCAGACTTACCGTTGAGCTCCTTGGCTTCAGGGTCCTCTACGTTGATGGCGATCACTTTCCAATCCGTTTCCCCCTCGTCGATCATGGCCAGGATGCCGAGCACCTTCACCTTGATGACCTCTCCGCGGCTGCACACCTTCAGGAGGACGTCTCTGGCTGTCAGTCATTTAGGAAGTGTATAAAGAATGTGtgtaaacaagaaataaaaaaacacgtaCCCTGCTGCCAATTTCACAGACGTCGATGGGGTCGTTGTCACCGCAGCAGTCGGTGTCTCCGTCTTTATGGGCGGGGTCCTCCCACGTCTTCAACGCCACAATGGAAATGATTACTGCTTAGCGTCATATGATGAGAACGTCTAATATTCACACTACAAAGGCTTTACAGACCTGAGGGATCGCTCCGTAGTTCCAGATGTAGCCTTTGTGGGGAAAAACGTTGGCCACGTAGCGCAACTTTCCCTTCTTCACGTCCTGCTTTATTGGGTTCAGGACGTCTTTTGTCGCGATCTGGAAAACAGGAGCGCAGAGGCTTTAGCGTTAAAGACAAGATCATTGATTTAGAAACAACACGCATGGTAAGTAAAATAGAAAACTAAGCAGTGAGTAATATTTATTATcaatccaatccactttatttatatagcagagtttaaacaaacacaaggttTCCTAAGTGCTGCACCaagtgataaaataaataaataaagtaaaagcgCCGCCCGCTCAGaataaaaatatgcatatatatacataaaatcaaCGCTCTACGTGGTgtcaaaagccaaagaaaagagGTGTGTTTTAAGAAGAGTTTTAAACGGACAGAGAGAGTAAAATAGAAAACTAAGCAGTGAGTAATATTTATTAGCTGGATCTTTagactgggagaaaaaaagctttcaggtatcaggctcctctcctgcagAACCAGTTCCCAGCTTTTGTCTGCGTGGCAGGAACGCTGCtctatttttaaaaaggcaccaGGTATTCTTAATTAAACAGCCCACACCAGAGGCGTTTGCTCCAAGTGGCAACATCCAGCAGTCCTTTTCAAACTCGTTCTCTTCTAATGTGAgtttggctacgttcacactgcagcctgaagtgacccaattccgttttttttgcccatatgcgacctggatctgatctttttatgacagtctgaacaacacagatcagattttttcaaatgcgacccaggtcacttggatatgtggtcctgaatccgatacgtatctgatcttttcaaatgcgacctgtgtctgtacagCCATGTCGCATTTATCTGACCTGTACGtcattgatacttgacaaacgtcactattcttcgtcctgctatgcagaagcaggaagaaagacgacatccatagcggactacaatgagaagagcagtcagtggagagaaagctccggttagaaaataaattaatgaccgcaaaacgcgcgccagcattataatccatgtttacttccgcaaacactgaggacacttgctacgtgtgacgtcattgCGTCCTCAACTGcacatgcgggacacttaggttgaacgcttTCAGTTCACAAAGGAGATCACATGAGTCgcatatacaggactgtctcagaaaattaaggaaaccctgcagtgtttcgagttaattagacgattcaagtgattagttgaatagcctactagtatactttttcacgatattccaatattttgagataggatttttgagttttcttcagctgtgcgccataatcagcgatattgaAACAATAGAAAGTACAAGGTTTGTTGTACAGGGGAAAAAATGGGAAACATTATCATCTTATCTCTGTGCAATAACTC
This window harbors:
- the ppa1b gene encoding inorganic pyrophosphatase — translated: MSFTVEERGNPNSLSYRLFFKNAEGKYISPFHDIPMYADESQNIFHMVVEVPRWTNAKMEIATKDVLNPIKQDVKKGKLRYVANVFPHKGYIWNYGAIPQTWEDPAHKDGDTDCCGDNDPIDVCEIGSRVCSRGEVIKVKVLGILAMIDEGETDWKVIAINVEDPEAKELNDIGDVQRLKPGYLEATVDWFRRYKVPDGKPENRFAFNDEFKDKDFAIKVIKSTHSFWKALLDQKASAGELICKNTCVSAGDSPYCCSAEEAKAAVGETCPCGKEEPIPPSVDTWFYYERK